The proteins below are encoded in one region of Methylobacillus flagellatus KT:
- a CDS encoding FHA domain-containing protein has translation MAKLVLTLEGDFLAEFPLDKQRLTIGRRPSCDIRLENLAISGEHAAVVAENGAFYIEDSHSTNGTLVNGRAIVRHRLQDGDRIGLGRHQIEYLEEALTAERGFEKTVLVMPAIKEMMTKASEEKTSGADGLASHPVNASAVNGPSELQTGLTARVKVLNGSSAGRELVIKKTLITLGRSGVQVAVITRRPHGYFLSHVEGNGRPLLNGMAVGLQAQPLAEGDMIELAGVRMLFSLG, from the coding sequence ATGGCAAAATTGGTGCTGACGCTGGAAGGGGATTTTCTAGCTGAGTTCCCATTGGATAAGCAGCGCTTGACCATCGGGCGGCGGCCAAGCTGTGATATCAGGCTGGAGAATCTTGCCATCAGTGGTGAGCATGCTGCCGTGGTGGCAGAAAACGGTGCGTTTTATATAGAAGACAGCCACAGCACTAATGGCACCTTGGTAAATGGCCGGGCCATTGTGCGCCACCGGCTCCAGGATGGCGACAGGATAGGCTTGGGTCGTCACCAGATCGAATACCTTGAAGAGGCGCTGACTGCAGAGCGTGGCTTCGAGAAGACCGTGCTGGTCATGCCGGCCATCAAGGAGATGATGACGAAGGCATCCGAGGAGAAAACGAGTGGGGCGGATGGGCTTGCAAGTCATCCTGTCAATGCGTCCGCAGTCAACGGACCGTCGGAATTGCAGACTGGCCTTACCGCCAGGGTCAAGGTGTTGAATGGCTCCAGTGCCGGGCGCGAATTGGTGATCAAGAAGACCTTGATCACACTGGGCAGGAGTGGGGTGCAGGTCGCGGTCATCACTCGGCGGCCTCACGGCTACTTTCTCTCTCATGTAGAGGGGAATGGTCGCCCGCTCCTGAATGGCATGGCAGTAGGCTTACAGGCGCAACCTTTAGCAGAAGGCGATATGATTGAGCTGGCCGGGGTCAGGATGCTGTTTTCGCTGGGCTAG
- a CDS encoding UDP-2,3-diacylglucosamine diphosphatase, whose amino-acid sequence MESADQDKTAFSLLISDLHLCDSRPAITAQFLDFLHRQATQARALYILGDFFEYWAGDDDLAHYQPIIQALRALSDHGTQLYFMHGNRDFLIGEAFAYAAGLKLLPDPSLLILHGKRALLSHGDALCTDDAAYQAFRRQVRHPTWQQEFLQQPLDMRKAQIAALRQRSEQEKSGKQESIMDVNPEAVAALLREYDYPELLIHGHTHRPALHPLEVDGHRIDRWVLGDWYEQGSYLLIDQQGIHSQPLP is encoded by the coding sequence ATGGAGTCTGCGGACCAGGACAAAACGGCATTTAGCCTGCTGATTTCCGACCTGCACCTCTGCGACTCCAGACCCGCCATCACTGCCCAGTTCCTGGACTTCCTGCACAGGCAAGCTACCCAGGCCCGGGCGCTGTACATTCTGGGTGATTTTTTCGAATACTGGGCGGGCGACGACGACCTTGCCCATTACCAGCCTATCATCCAGGCATTGCGAGCGCTGTCCGATCACGGCACACAGCTCTACTTCATGCATGGCAACCGGGATTTCCTGATCGGCGAGGCATTTGCTTACGCAGCCGGGCTCAAGCTGCTGCCCGACCCGTCCCTCCTCATCCTGCATGGGAAGCGCGCATTGTTGAGCCATGGCGATGCGCTCTGTACCGATGATGCTGCCTACCAGGCTTTCCGCCGCCAGGTTCGCCACCCCACCTGGCAGCAGGAATTTCTCCAACAACCTCTCGATATGCGTAAAGCACAGATCGCGGCATTGCGTCAACGCAGTGAACAGGAAAAATCCGGCAAGCAGGAAAGCATCATGGACGTGAACCCGGAAGCAGTTGCAGCATTGCTGCGCGAATATGACTATCCTGAGTTGCTGATCCATGGACACACGCATCGACCCGCACTGCATCCCCTGGAAGTAGATGGTCACAGGATAGATCGATGGGTGCTGGGCGACTGGTACGAACAGGGCAGCTACCTGCTGATAGATCAGCAAGGCATACATAGCCAACCATTGCCTTGA